In Gadus chalcogrammus isolate NIFS_2021 chromosome 13, NIFS_Gcha_1.0, whole genome shotgun sequence, the genomic stretch AGCAATAGTAATAACTGTTGCCATATTTTTGGTAGGATCTCCCGAATAAGGTCCTGTTCTTTGTATTAGCAACACAGAAACAGCGCTGGTGGTTGGGTATCGTTCCTCTGCCTGGTTTCTTTCTGTCACACACGTCTTCCATGATTAATTTTACGATCTGTGTACATGATTGCATTTATTTATCCTCTGGGTCCTTCAGTTCTTCCTCTGGGTCAAATtttgtttaacaaaaaaaaacaacgaagaaTGTATTTGggtaaaatgaaataaaaagatggattgaataaaaaaatatgctgTCGTTATCTGTCTACCTCAGATATCTGATATATTTTATTAAGGCATTTGGTCAACAAAAACACTAAAATACAAAGGCTTAAATTGTTTAAAGATAATAAAGCAACTAAACTAACTAATTCAAAATGTAACCTTTCCATTCCGATTTATGTTAATTTACTATCAGTAAATATCAGTCCCAGAAATTATTTAATCataattgttttttaaatcagtGCAGCCTATACAGATTCAGGAGGTCGACATCGAACactgtcaatttaaattcaattttattacattttatacaTCTTAATATTATCCTTCCTCAGACTCATAAtcttaaaggaaaaaaaaagtttgaatcGTTTCTCTTTAGTTTGCATCACACAGCTATTAGCAAAATGTATGAACACTGCTAAAATGACCTTAATGATACACAACGATAGGCCTGTTGTTGAAAGACAAGGTGCTTTACAATTTAATTAACACTTCAAATCGAATAAAGTTAAACCGGATATGGATACATTAAAAGGCTGCTACAGGTAAAGTAAAAAATAAGCCAACATTTAAAATAgacaaatacattttgtttggaGAAAATACAATATAGTAATTTGCTATTCAAGACTGGTTGAGAATATCCAGGATGGACACCTGTCGGTTAAACTATGGCCCTTTGATGGTCTTTTCGAAACTCGAAAATAACCTATTCTACGCATGAATACAGAATGATAAAAATGGTATTTACAgaattttaaaaatgtgcatgaTCACATAATGAAACGTCAGTTGTTTGAACTCATTACGAGCACACACATGGAGACCTGTTCATACATTATGCACATTGAGTTCTGGCGGATCGTCCGCATCATTCGCCCCCTCCAGGAATACCAACCTCTTGGCCACGCCCTGCTCGCCGTACCTCTTCTGGAGTTGCTGGCGAGCCTCGGAGTCAGAGGTCATCAGCAGCCGGTCGTCGCTTTGGCTCCAGAAGGGGCCCCGGGCCGAGTCGGGCCTCAGCAGGAGAGCCAGGGCAGCGCTGAAGTCCCCGCTTGTCTTCAGCAGAGCCTTGGTCACGCTCACAAGGTTCTGAGACAGAAGAGGGCAGAGGGATATGCGGAGAGAGATGTTTAAAACGTGCTTGAGAGAGAAACAACCATTTAACGAGGAACATAAACAATGAAGACGTTGTGATGTGGGGGGAGGCAGGGTACATAATCTGCCAAGCATTAGTTTTAATATGTGACCCTCTTTTATGGTACCAGTCAAATATATCCGGCATCGGCAAGTAGCAGGTGTTATTAGCGTTATAAGTAAACCAGTTGCAGGTTATAGAACTGGTTTAGTTTAaatgaaacctttttttttttttttttttttttaaaaggtcccatggcatgaaaatctcactttatgagtttttctaaaataaatatgagttcccctagccagcctatggtcccccagtgtctaaaacttgcgttctgtgtaaaacaagcactaggtgttctgctcgcctttgaaaaaacagaggctcaagcgcgctgatttggaatgtggtcccgTATGTCGGcataaaggatctaagctcctcccctttctctgccttgcccgcccagagaatttggcccgccaatgagacacgaccatgcgagcgccacttgtgtatgtgtgtgattacacacactgtaccgcaagtgtttgctgttggtgttatggcacataacacgtcggttctttgacatCTCTTGTATTTCAACAaggagactgtagtgggggttacttcagccatggttgagaaggaattgggggaaaggaactttggcttgactccctgaagtacatgacttgcgacatgctgcctgccgccggttgccgcaagtcaccaccgccgccaagcaccaccgcccggcagggTTGTTCTCCGACATCTCGGGATGTCGGAGAACAACCCGAGAGATGTTCTCCGACGAAgccgtttgtgattcataatattatctggaggcgcacacagcttttggccgcgaTAATATgtattctatgtattatatgatattatttagatatagagctccagactgtaacgcaagggttgtacacttccttgttatttggataaccgttctgctgttagtgttatggcgcataacacgtcggactctcgtctctggtaatTCCCCAAAGAGACTCGTACTGGGGGTTAtcgcagccatggttgagaatgaattggggggaaaggaactttggctttgactccctgaagtagatgaaccacgacatggaggagaaagggattgttggccgcgaatgtctcccgcttgagccccgcttcccgctgccgagggaccaccgcctcggcgctgcaggaggcggtggtgccttaacgctgaccgctgccgagggaccaccgcctcggcgctgcaggaggcggtggtgccttaacgctgaccgctgccgagggaccaccgcctcggcagcggctCCGGCGGGACATAACggcggtcaacaatcgcgggcaacaatccctttctcctccatgtcgtggtccaagtctacttcagattgatctggacgtggaagaaccagacgttggagaacccgacgtggtcgtttgagattcataatattgtctgaagcttttggccgtgataatatatattatattatatagatatctatgcatactatgatattatttagatatagagctccaggactcccgtgtgttctagaatatttacagaacacggctaaaggctgtgtgagcctcgccattgtgatacatccactgtaaacagagcgcatggtaagggccacacccccaccctcctccttgacccgcctccctcctcctcatttgcattaaagctacagacaccgaaacggcgcatttggggaaagctcaatgtgcgactggctcgtagtggctgtaattctgcaccacggcagtTTCtagggaacgtcttcaaatactgtgtttggggccgactgatatctatattaaagcatccataaagtagcatgtcatgggacctttaacctttTTGGAAATCTCAGTTGATACATTTGTGGAACTGCAAATATATTATGGTGGGGGTACAGTAAGGGCTATCATCTCCTGAGATTCGtccccttttaaaaaaatatattattattgttttgtaaAGAACAGAATTTCTCACATTGGTTGTATAATGTCCCAAAATGTCACTTCCTTTCAAATAAGATTATAGAACAAATGTTTTACAAAACCAAACACTACCcgataggggtgggaaaaataattgattcttcgatgcatcgcgattctgtGTAGAACGATTCCGTCTCGATTCAGATAAGTTAATAatctgaataaaaataaaataatatttaaaaatatatattctattaaatgtattcgcctcctgcaacattctgttcgacagagagggataatttgagtagttttaaaattatttaatttatcttcaatgtgtattggccaatctgatttgtctgggcgcgattgcgattcagcctacgcatagcatgcacgcaaactgaCAGCCAGTCACAAGAACGATGAACAAGTTCTTATTCTTATAATTGActaagagcagctttttctttaatggcATAGGAAAGACAACtaaatccatttattttttacctaCTTCCATAGTGTGTTGTAATGCAACTTGCATTGATTTTTGCATTGGTCATAGAAAGCCATATTTGTGAACaaagctttttctctaataaaatatttgataaggtaattaatctgttgatttctttaatgatcatcacaaaagtaggaagtgattagcaaacaaATTCAGATGCATTGATATAATTTTGAAAATCCGGAATGGAAATGGACATAAAAAAGAAATTGCTTCGGGATGCATCAATAATCGTTTTAGAATCGAATCATTGATTTCTGAATCGGAaacgaatcgaatcgtgaggtgccaagagattcccacccctactacCTGAACATCTAGGAAGAAATGTTTTCATTGACATCTAAACTTGAGGAAAGGTGCAGGCTATGCATCCTGTTGTAGCAACCTCTCAACCAACCAATGACCAGAAGCATGGACTGGTGATCGCCAACATGCCAGCGGAATTGTTCTTTTGTAGTATATATGTTCTACATTAGCTAGGGTTTTAACTGAAAGAGCAAAGAACCTGCACTGGAAAGGGTATGTCTGCCTCTGTGAGACTCACCTGGTTAGTCTGCTTCATCAGCGCTCTTATTCGCTGCATGTCCTCTTTCAACTGCACCTGGGTCATTGACTCCACTTCTGCCTCTTTGCTTATTGGCTGAGGGCCAGCAGGGACTGCTGCGCCCTCACATTCCATTGGCTGGGAGCCTTCCTCCTGCGATTCTCTGTCAAATATGAAGAGGTGTGGCTTGGGAGTAGGTCCGGTTTCTACCACAGTTCTGGTTTCCATGGGCATATCGGGCGTTCCCATAGGGTGCTTTGAGGTCGTTGCCCTGGGTTGCTGGGTGCTCATGGGCTCAGGCACATCATGGGCCTCCTCATAATCAGACTAGGGGACAGAGGTAATAGGTTTTTTGTTTAAACTTGAAACGTTATGCTTTGAATAGAATACGATGTGCAGTTATACAGATTACAGTCGACAATTGGGAAATAACTCAATTATTTCGATTAATTTCTTATGCATTTTTATAACCAATAGGCTTCAAAGCCGTCACACCTCACTGCAACTGATGATTTTACTACTCAGTTGGACTACTCTCCTTGCAGACAGTAATATACGCTTAATAGCAACCACACTACTTATATAGTATCCAAAAATGTGTACTATATAAGGACAAAAATACCATTAACTATGTAGCAGGTTATGAGCCCAACCGTTATACATCATAGTTGTAGTCCTACCTCACTGTCATCTTCAAACTCTTCAGAAGCAATCTCCAGGATCCCCAACTTCCTTTTTTCTCCACTCTTACCGGTTTTCTCCGCCTCATTCTGGATCACTGGATTAGAAGCCCCGTCTGAGGCAGACACATTAACACAGTGAATCAAAATGGTTGTCGTGGTTACAATAAGCATAAGCAAGCTGTGTGGTTTGAGCACCCGAGGTGGGCGTCGGACCTGCTGAGAGGTCACCCTCGATTGGCTgacgtggtggtggggatgggcgtgggggtgggggaggtctTGACGATGGCGTTCCTGCTGATGTTGATGCCTTTGGCGAGCCACGAGGCGACGACGTTCTGGCTTTCTTTCTGGACGGCGGCTCCAACGGCGGCGTGTCGGGCAGCATCAGGAGATGGAAGGATGGAAGAGCCGCCTCcacctcgttctcctcctcctcctctgcctcctcccccacctcctcctcctcctcctcctccttttctgcctccttcacctcctcctccacctccttctcctcctcctcctctgcctcctcccccacctcctcctcctcctcctcctccttttctgcctccttcacctcctcctccacctccttctcctccacctccttctcctcctcctccacctcctcctccgcgagAGTCACATCCGGTTCAGAAGGGGGGTCAGCTGTCGGTTGGACATCGGATCGTTTGTCGTCTGCCTGGTGGGACATCACTTTTAGTCAGCTGACAAAATATGCACGCATAACATGAAATGCTGACAATCAACCTGACTTTTCCACCTATTAATGAAGAACTGTAACATATGGTGAAGGAAAATGTAACCACTTGATGGTTTTGGCCATGAGTTCACATTGAATAACGTCTGAAGAGGGACACAGAATATGTGAGAAAGACAATGCACTGTGTTAAACTGACACACAGCAAGTCATCTCAGCCGCCTGCGTGGTATGTGGGTCTCAGCCCGATCAAGGGCAGCTTTGGGAACAGGCTGTGAAGTCAAGCGCTGTTTACATCAAGTAAAcgttttttaacacaattttcacCCCGTCAACAATTTTTTAAAAGCACACTTTGACAACCACTGTTTGGTGTTCCTGGCGTGCATCCTGTACCTATTTGAACCTGCCAAAGGCAAGGCAAGTGTACAGAGTGTACAAACCAATCATGTCATGACAGAACATTAAGCAGTGCTACCAGCGCAGGGTCTGAAGAGAACAAGTCATTTGAATAGGAAGACATCAGTTTTTCCGGCGGTGAACCTCCCATGCCAGTCTTCTGCTTTGCGGCCACCTGGGTGAAGAGCACATGCATACACCTTAAGGACTTTaaggcttgcacacacacacacacccacacacacaccctgttccCCCATTTGAGAAACATTGTTGTATTGCCTTAATACCTGAGGAACTGCAGTTCCATCAGGGCTGTTTTACCATGGAGACTCCATTTCGTCTGCCTTGCTCCTTGGCCTCTGTTGGTCTGTCCATCAGTTTGTAGATGTAATGGTACTTCATGGACTGCCAGCTGTGTTGGGTCAAGTGAATTTCTGCCATTTGCTTCCACAGCAGGTTGCCTTTGAGCTTATCCTTGAGTGTGGCGACATAGCCGATGATGGCGGCGTCCTCTTCAGAAGTGTAAGGTATTCTACCTTTTTGGTAAACAGGAAGGAGTCAATAAAAATAAAGCTTATAACTATGCAGTGATGCGATGAACATAAATCAAACAGCTATTTTATTTACCGGAAACTTGGAAAAATATGGACATTCAACAGTCATTATGGATCCATCATGGCAAATAAAAGATTGAAGAGATACCTGAGGAAGTGCTGGTCCTGGCTGCCCTCTTCTTGGTAGATTGTACGTCTGCGGCATCGGGCTTCATCCTGTAGTCTTCCAGCTCGAGCTGCTCATTCTTCTCTATGCAGTCCCGGATGTATTGGGCAGACACGTACCTAGAGAAGCCAGACTAATTAACTCATTTACCAACACTACTGGAAAAGTATAACAGTCCACTCAGATATACAATTTAACCTAGTTGGCGAATACAGTATAATAGCTTAATCTGAACTTTATATGACTATAACTACAAGCTGGTTAGAATAGATGTAGCATATTTTGACTTGAATTAAAATATCACGTAATACTGTGAGCCAAGTACAGACCACAAACTGTGATTTACCCGGTTCTGTTACTGATGAGGTGTAGTTTACCACACTGCCAAACAATTCATTCACGTCAGTTGAATGAAACGCCTTTTGTCATTCATAACGATTATATTCATAACCAAAATGTAAGCACACTGTGGGATATCACTAGAAGAAAAATATGTTTCTAAATGAGTATTCTAAGGCATATGAGCTCCATTCACATACCCTTGATACATTCAAAATATATTCAACAATGAGGCCAACTTTGACTAAGACAAACCGAAAGCTGCACCTACCAGTGAGCTGTGCTCTGCGTGAGAGCCCCCATCTCATTGGGGTCCACAAGCAGGACAGCCCCCGGCTCCTGAGCTTTGCACACCATTCCTCCCCCTGCCTTGATGCTGGGCAAGAGCTCCACCTTGGCTGGTCCCGGGCACAGGAAGAAACGCATGGGTTCACCATCCACAGTCATGAAAAGAACTGGAGAGATGACCTGCGACTTGCCCTGATTTTCCCGTTTGGACGGCATCGTCGTTAGCTTCATTCAAAAGGAAAAAGCGGTCAGTCTGTGTGTCAAATCAGTGTGTATCAGTTATAATCAATCAGTAATAATGTCAATACCACTGAGGGTGTTGATGACATATTATAACAGCCATTTAAACCAGAAATGTAACCTtgtaaaacatgtttaaaataaatatgaaacctGGGTCGATAAAGTATTTCCAGTTTAGAAACCGCACCATGGAAAAACTAAGAAAATGGCAACTACAATGCATTGTTTGGACAtcttcaatacaataaataacacgTATACTGGGAAGTTTAAAACAAAACGTCCGATGAGAAAGTATTGTTATCGCTGGCTAAAGCTAACGTTACAGAATACATATTTTAACGCCAGGTAAAGTCGTTGTAATGCACATAGACCTAGTTAAAATTAGTTATTCTGACTGTAAAAAACATGCCATGTGGCTAGAACGTATGAATTAAACTCTAAATGAAACATATAAATAATTGTTATGATCATAATAAATACCTGGAAGGTATTTCCTGATCTGCGAGTGGGTAGCATTTCCCGCTACTTCATAACAACCCTTACTGCGGCTGCGCAGATGCAACTCTTGTTCTCCGTTGTCGGCTTGTGAAAATAACCCCACACATTAGCACCACCTTGCGTTATCCTCCAGTACTCTCTTCTCAACGTTAAGTAGAAAATAATGTGATGTAGGCCTCAATTCATGTTGACATAGTCAATTTCCCAAGTTGAAGATCCTCAATTACAACTAAATTTTTACTGTATACATAAGGTAAAGAAAAGTAAAGCAAGGGCCAAAATAATTATACACCACTCTCATTTTTTTAACCTGTTGATTAGGTAAGTGGAATATAATTtggaaatgatgatgatgtactacataactgataaaaaaaaaactatcaaGGAAAAACATCACCAACTTTTAATAAGAGCACATCTGAAATTAAAGGACACAATATATTAAGGAGTCATCTGTACTGAGTAGTTGATTATGCGTGTCATGTTACAAGAGACATTTCTCAACTTATTATTTAGACCCGTCTGCATTATTCAATTATTGTATAAAAATCAAATCTTCTAACATGCAATAGCTACGAGGGCATACAGTTTTTTACCCACTCAGATTTCCACTCTCAAACATATTGACCCAAAAAGCTTTTGCAGATGACAGCATTGTAATCACTTTAAAAATCACTTTTAATGTCCAATTTTAAAGTCATTATACTGTTAAAACCTCCTTGACTTTGGCTCCCTCACACTCCTGGCTGCTGTATTATTGGAATTGGCCCCAATCTTTCAACGCACTCCCCCTGTCCTAATCCTTCTGAAAGAATGCATATGGAGGCTTGCTATTCCTTTGTGTTCTTTAAATAGGTTTGTGGCTAGGTGTGGTGCTCTGGTGCTTCAAGATGACGGGCTATCTTATAATGGAACCGGAGTACGGCTCAACATGCAGACTTAAGAGAGTTACATTTTGTACTGCAGATATTTCCTCCATTAAAAATATCGGTCAGCGGTAGCTACAAGTCAGGCTGATAGAAGTTCCAAAAGGGAAAAACTACACAGTGCGGGTTTAAGCTTCGAAGCAAAGATGGTCAAAACAGCCATGCGTCAAAAGACAAGCAGGCAGGAGGCAACAGATATGGAAGACTTACACAgtatgcacaaatacacaggaAACACTCAAATCAATCAAAATACCAAACAGGTGAAACAGACTAGGTTACAGAAGGGCTGATGAGGAaatggcaaacacacacaagagacaAGGCTAGGGAGGGGCAGGGGAATCAGCTGTGATGACACGTCCATGCCAGGGCCACAACATATAACAAATGAGTTAACGACTAAAATGGATATCTAGAAATATGGCTATGAATGGTTGTGAGTGAACGATGGAGAGATTGAATAAAGACAGCTTTATTCTCTTATTCAATTCCAATCTTTATTCAATTCCATTCTTTACCCCCAGGGGGTGTCACATCACAACAGCCAACAACAGCCAACAACTCCTATGTTGTTGGAATTGTTGCTGTTGTTAGAATCCGTAAAACATTGTGTCACCACCAGCGTCTTGAAACCTTTGTCTTATACCATTTTTATAAGATggattttttttcattatttaaataaatacactaCGCAGTAGGCTACTGTTGAAAGTACTCAATATTCACTATTGCACACAATGAAAAGCAATCAAGGGACTGTTATTTGCCTGTATTAAATCTGCAACTCAGTTGTGAACTGCAGTTGTTCACTTATTCAACATAATAGCATCAAACGACAGTGTAAATACACATTGGCCAACATATAGTAGCTCATTTGACCTCTATAACCTTAAACAAATTTCTATAATGGTATTGTTAATCCAGTGTTATTTTAGTGTCCTTTCCAACTTCTTTATAAACAAGTTGGATTGCTTTTAGGACGTGAATTCTGTCTGGGATAAGCAGGTTAAACCATGAACTTAACAGCTATTATTTATAGTGAAATTGATCGAAAATACTTTTACTTAAATTACCTGGTTACCTTTGGCTGGTAACAAGGTTTATTAAACCTCGGCAGATGTCTCCTCTCCTGCAGAGGGAgacattgttgcatttttatcTCTCgtggccacacacacgcacacacgcacacacgcacacacacacacacacacacacacacacacacacacacacacacacacacgcacaaacacacacacacacacacacacacacacacacacacacacacacacacacacacacacacacacacacacacacacacacacacacacacacacacacgcacacgcacacacaaactcacacactttGTTCAAACGCATTCCTTGCCGCCTTGATCAAATATTGCCAATTGTAAACACAAATAGATCAGCGTTATTTTTTGTCTATctgttatgtttttatttgtttttttaaacgtatGTTTAATTATCTGAGATCAATTGTGGGTCCTCAGGTGTACATTGATGTTTAATTTTATGAACACAATGGATTTGAGAAGAAGTCAAGTTGTAACATACCTCAAAAGCTCACTGCCTATTTGAAATGGTCTTCAGATCTGAATCCATCCTTCTATGGTTTTGTAATATCACGCCATATACTACAGAGAGGACTT encodes the following:
- the terf2ip gene encoding telomeric repeat-binding factor 2-interacting protein 1; protein product: MLPTRRSGNTFQLTTMPSKRENQGKSQVISPVLFMTVDGEPMRFFLCPGPAKVELLPSIKAGGGMVCKAQEPGAVLLVDPNEMGALTQSTAHWYVSAQYIRDCIEKNEQLELEDYRMKPDAADVQSTKKRAARTSTSSGRIPYTSEEDAAIIGYVATLKDKLKGNLLWKQMAEIHLTQHSWQSMKYHYIYKLMDRPTEAKEQGRRNGVSMADDKRSDVQPTADPPSEPDVTLAEEEVEEEEKEVEEKEVEEEVKEAEKEEEEEEEVGEEAEEEEEKEVEEEVKEAEKEEEEEEEVGEEAEEEEENEVEAALPSFHLLMLPDTPPLEPPSRKKARTSSPRGSPKASTSAGTPSSRPPPPPRPSPPPRQPIEGDLSADGASNPVIQNEAEKTGKSGEKRKLGILEIASEEFEDDSESDYEEAHDVPEPMSTQQPRATTSKHPMGTPDMPMETRTVVETGPTPKPHLFIFDRESQEEGSQPMECEGAAVPAGPQPISKEAEVESMTQVQLKEDMQRIRALMKQTNQNLVSVTKALLKTSGDFSAALALLLRPDSARGPFWSQSDDRLLMTSDSEARQQLQKRYGEQGVAKRLVFLEGANDADDPPELNVHNV